The DNA window ACAACAATGTGACATTTACACATATAAATGAAAATGCACTTACAATGGACAGCACTGATTCTCAGGAATTAAAAGACGACACAGACTTCTTTTCCACTGCCAGCTTTGATTCTGATGAATATTTTTTAGCTACAGATTCTGCCGAGGAACCTCAGCAACTGCTTCATGAAGCACAATGGCGTCTTTCACTGATGACACAAAACATTGTATCAGAATACACTTTCTCTGCCTCAAGCACCTCCTCAACCCAACAAATTACTGTAGCTAATTTACAGTCAGATGTGGATGAAGACTTGCCACAAGAACATGAAAGTTACGAGGACACATCTGATCGCACTTACTTTGACTCTGACAAAACATGTCCACACATTGTACACAGTAACCACCCAATGCCACCAGACAGCTCAATGACATGTGATTCTTCACACCGCTCACTGTCTGATACAAAGATGGAAAAAACGGTTGATGAAGATCGTAAACTTCTGGCATTGGATGCAGATAGATGTCCCACTCCTCTTCTTCCTACTGTAACAGTGACCCCTTGCTCTGTTCCTGAAAGCCCTGAAATATATAGCCCTGAATACACCCCATTAGTCCCCACTCGACCAGTGTATGCCATCTCTGCATTCTGGGATGAAATGGAAAAATTGACAATAAAGGACATCTTACAACTTAGGCAAACTAGAAGCCCATCACCAATAAGAGAGGCACATCAGCTTCCGACAACCGCAGGAGAACAAGTGGATGTCATAGATACTCATGTGCTGGACAATTCCATAGCTGATTCAACAGAATACCTTTTAACAGATGGCCCTCAAGTGGACCCATCAGATACTGCAGACTCAGATTATTTTACACACCTTGATGACTCCAAACCAGACCGTTCAAGCTGTGAATTTTCTACCTTCTCTGATTTTGATGAGGAATACATGCAGTTTATTGGAGCCAGCACAAATCCCAGTCCTGAGCCACAGGATTTAAAACTCCAAGGTCAAATGTCAAACGAACTTATGTACTATAAAGGATCCTTAAAGGAGGAAGACATGGACCTTGGGAAACAAGGGAACCATGTTGATGTTGAACAACAAACAGTACAGGGCTTTGGAGACTGCATTCCAAATTCTCTCTTTTCAGACAATAATACATTTCTAAGAGGGCTGACAAAAAGCAAAAGCATGCGCAATGTAAATGCCTTTGAAATGGAGGTGCAGCTAAAGGACATTTCTTTGCATTCAATACTTGAACAGGCAGAAATAAGTTTGATTCACAGCACCTGCCAGGTCTTTGAGGAAAACCCGTTCCTTGAAGTGAATGGCACCATCACACCCAGAACAAGATCGCCCTCTCCAATTTTCACAAATGTTGATATTATAGATCAGCAATATCAGATCTCCTTCCCAGAGGTATTTGAATGTCTTTTTGAAGATGATGAGCCAAGAGATAACCGCACAGCACTTATCTACGACCCGCAAAGCACGTCACTGCCTGAGATATCCAACTGCCGTCTCTCAAAGTATGGAGGTGAAATGTTactctctcctcttcagctGTCCCAGGGCAACAAAGGAGAACCTATTCCTAttttctcttgctctcactcAGCTCCTAGAGATCTCACCTTCCCAGAGCTGGATTATCTCTTGTTTCCACTTGACACATACGCTGAgtctgagggggaggatgaTAGCTCACCTATCCGAGTGGTGACTCGTGATGACATCCAGTCCCAACACGCTGGGTCCACCACAACAGCCTCATATGGGTATCAACAACTCTTTAACAGGGATGTCTGGCAGATGGATTGGAAAAGGTTGCTCTCTTTGAGGAGAATCCGCTTCCCGGGGAAAGGTAGCAGCTGGTGTAGAAGGTCAGGCGCCTGGGTGTTCCCACCTGCATCCCATAGGAAATTGACAGATATTGATACTGACAACCAAGTCACTGAAATGGTCAAGACTAGGATCACTTCAATGCCTCCTCAAGTAATACAACTTGGGCAACAGATTTTCAGAGAACTTTCTGAACAGCACAGGCGATTTAACGCTCTACAGACATCTGTCTTGATAACAAGTAAGTGTAACTCCCTGTGGGAATATGTGCTACAAAACTGAAAGAGGCATTAATTGCATGCAGGAGAATGTATGTTTCCATCCCACTTATATTCATCTTTGTCATAGGGAGAGATGGCCTCCACTTTGCTCTAAAGCAGTCAGACATGTGTCTGGTCTGCATTGCCTTTGCCTCCTGGGTTCTGAGGTCCACTGATCCCCAGGCAGTAGATGCTTGGAAAGCAGGTAAATACAACAATCCAAATAACATGCAattgtagtaaaaaaaaaagatctttcTCAAGGTCTTTTTTTCActttactatatttgtatttgACTATGCACTATGCATCCAAATTTACTGTTTTACAAGTGGATTGTGGTCactcataatttttttaaactaTGTTCAGCCCTGCTAGCAAATGTGAGTGCAATATCTGCAATCCAGTACCTGCGGCGATACATGAGGACAACTGAAGAGGAGCCATGATATGTACAACATTTAGAAAGGAAACCTTTCCAGACGTTTTCACTTTTGTATATCTGTAGCTGGTTGCTGGTGTGATCCATATACATTTTTATACTAATACAAAAATAGCATAGGATCAAATGATCCAGTGCCTAAAGTTGGAGAGGTGTAAAGGCATGTTGTAAGTCATACTAATCCTTCCAGTTTGGGAATAATAAGTGACAAGTTTTGCATCCAAGCATAGTATCAAACATTCTTTAAAAGCAGAACTAGCAGGGCTGACCTGGGAAGGAGGTTGGTAGGGACCATACTGTAGAGTAGAACGGTAGGACTGAGAATTGTGACGGACATGAGTGCTTCATACAAAACTGAAAATGATTTATATTAGCATGCATGTTCAATAATCGAATGTACATTTATGAATTCAAAAACTCACAGAAAACAGTGCAAAGGAGAGGAACCATATATTTTTGTGTAGAACATCTATTTGTAAAACATTAATCAGTCTGAAAGTATTTGGATGGTTTAAGTAGGTATTTTGGGAAAA is part of the Hypomesus transpacificus isolate Combined female chromosome 9, fHypTra1, whole genome shotgun sequence genome and encodes:
- the LOC124470683 gene encoding uncharacterized protein LOC124470683 isoform X2; amino-acid sequence: MDDLDHSVHLAEQDWEGFNEDSEECCLLPPTLAGPDDSSLSDSEDLEGAANPVVDISNHEPKQIACTKTPPSEPNVEGLRKADEGCTILQLQSCQTGLGDTQPDNPPDTPGKVSAPLKMSGILTISSESQRPYKSHIDHSEKNAATKELTTIKRAEQDIEVTDKSITDDQMFMEQSVMAEPVCDEESFNHAGGASSGFSDLTDLKAICENKQKEGGTSSTLSSGIISESASPNRQHAELNKNPELLCCPDQAACDSDSCEAPRGEKERWFVTVNDSSLRQRRQAAPLAKKKRRKKLVKICRSSDDNASTYDSTDNPYKCGPGLKKDRAHESEVEDMENVPQSHHNSTAQPTSTIYTDLSNGQLFLDLKQITTTSPSFEDEISSEFPSDGIDDSNILIVKHDLTDSLEQMVTHGVLTDNNVTFTHINENALTMDSTDSQELKDDTDFFSTASFDSDEYFLATDSAEEPQQLLHEAQWRLSLMTQNIVSEYTFSASSTSSTQQITVANLQSDVDEDLPQEHESYEDTSDRTYFDSDKTCPHIVHSNHPMPPDSSMTCDSSHRSLSDTKMEKTVDEDRKLLALDADRCPTPLLPTVTVTPCSVPESPEIYSPEYTPLVPTRPVYAISAFWDEMEKLTIKDILQLRQTRSPSPIREAHQLPTTAGEQVDVIDTHVLDNSIADSTEYLLTDGPQVDPSDTADSDYFTHLDDSKPDRSSCEFSTFSDFDEEYMQFIGASTNPSPEPQDLKLQGQMSNELMYYKGSLKEEDMDLGKQGNHVDVEQQTVQGFGDCIPNSLFSDNNTFLRGLTKSKSMRNVNAFEMEVQLKDISLHSILEQAEISLIHSTCQVFEENPFLEVNGTITPRTRSPSPIFTNVDIIDQQYQISFPEVFECLFEDDEPRDNRTALIYDPQSTSLPEISNCRLSKYGGEMLLSPYCRVER
- the LOC124470683 gene encoding uncharacterized protein LOC124470683 isoform X1; this encodes MDDLDHSVHLAEQDWEGFNEDSEECCLLPPTLAGPDDSSLSDSEDLEGAANPVVDISNHEPKQIACTKTPPSEPNVEGLRKADEGCTILQLQSCQTGLGDTQPDNPPDTPGKVSAPLKMSGILTISSESQRPYKSHIDHSEKNAATKELTTIKRAEQDIEVTDKSITDDQMFMEQSVMAEPVCDEESFNHAGGASSGFSDLTDLKAICENKQKEGGTSSTLSSGIISESASPNRQHAELNKNPELLCCPDQAACDSDSCEAPRGEKERWFVTVNDSSLRQRRQAAPLAKKKRRKKLVKICRSSDDNASTYDSTDNPYKCGPGLKKDRAHESEVEDMENVPQSHHNSTAQPTSTIYTDLSNGQLFLDLKQITTTSPSFEDEISSEFPSDGIDDSNILIVKHDLTDSLEQMVTHGVLTDNNVTFTHINENALTMDSTDSQELKDDTDFFSTASFDSDEYFLATDSAEEPQQLLHEAQWRLSLMTQNIVSEYTFSASSTSSTQQITVANLQSDVDEDLPQEHESYEDTSDRTYFDSDKTCPHIVHSNHPMPPDSSMTCDSSHRSLSDTKMEKTVDEDRKLLALDADRCPTPLLPTVTVTPCSVPESPEIYSPEYTPLVPTRPVYAISAFWDEMEKLTIKDILQLRQTRSPSPIREAHQLPTTAGEQVDVIDTHVLDNSIADSTEYLLTDGPQVDPSDTADSDYFTHLDDSKPDRSSCEFSTFSDFDEEYMQFIGASTNPSPEPQDLKLQGQMSNELMYYKGSLKEEDMDLGKQGNHVDVEQQTVQGFGDCIPNSLFSDNNTFLRGLTKSKSMRNVNAFEMEVQLKDISLHSILEQAEISLIHSTCQVFEENPFLEVNGTITPRTRSPSPIFTNVDIIDQQYQISFPEVFECLFEDDEPRDNRTALIYDPQSTSLPEISNCRLSKYGGEMLLSPLQLSQGNKGEPIPIFSCSHSAPRDLTFPELDYLLFPLDTYAESEGEDDSSPIRVVTRDDIQSQHAGSTTTASYGYQQLFNRDVWQMDWKRLLSLRRIRFPGKGSSWCRRSGAWVFPPASHRKLTDIDTDNQVTEMVKTRITSMPPQVIQLGQQIFRELSEQHRRFNALQTSVLITRRDGLHFALKQSDMCLVCIAFASWVLRSTDPQAVDAWKAALLANVSAISAIQYLRRYMRTTEEEP